The following are from one region of the Corynebacterium hindlerae genome:
- a CDS encoding ABC transporter ATP-binding protein, translating to MKITNLSLSYDHPILTDVAFTAPAGKVTALVGPNGAGKSTLLSAVAGLNEATGSIRHEGHDVTALGPKQRARIVSFVPQDTALSIGFTAFEVVAMGRYPHRGRWEPETERDRELATKALQQVGATSLADAPVNQLSGGQRQLIHIARAVAQDTPVILLDEPVSALDLKHQVAVLELLGQLSDQGKAVLVVLHDLNLVARWCHRAVLLEDGHVRAEGTTTQVLTKDNLERVYQLPLSVEPHRASGAMLITPKPVAGAL from the coding sequence GTGAAGATCACGAATCTCAGCCTCAGCTATGACCACCCCATCTTAACGGACGTGGCCTTCACCGCCCCCGCGGGGAAAGTGACCGCGCTGGTGGGCCCCAATGGTGCCGGGAAGTCGACGCTGCTCAGTGCGGTGGCGGGGCTGAATGAAGCCACTGGCAGCATCCGCCACGAGGGGCACGACGTGACCGCCCTGGGCCCCAAGCAACGCGCCCGCATCGTGTCCTTCGTGCCTCAAGACACTGCCTTGAGCATTGGATTTACCGCGTTTGAGGTGGTGGCGATGGGGCGCTACCCGCACCGCGGACGGTGGGAACCAGAAACTGAGCGGGACCGTGAGCTGGCGACTAAGGCCCTGCAGCAGGTGGGCGCCACTAGCCTTGCCGACGCCCCAGTGAACCAACTCTCTGGCGGCCAGCGGCAGCTCATCCACATCGCCCGCGCCGTCGCCCAAGACACGCCCGTGATCTTGTTGGACGAACCGGTCTCCGCACTCGACCTGAAACACCAGGTTGCGGTGTTGGAACTGTTGGGTCAGCTCAGCGACCAAGGCAAAGCTGTCCTCGTGGTTCTGCATGACTTGAATCTGGTAGCCCGCTGGTGCCACCGGGCGGTGCTGCTAGAAGACGGCCATGTTAGAGCCGAGGGCACCACAACCCAGGTTCTCACCAAAGACAACTTGGAGCGCGTCTACCAGCTGCCGTTAAGCGTAGAACCACACCGCGCCAGTGGCGCCATGTTGATCACCCCGAAACCCGTAGCAGGAGCATTATGA